A part of Tiliqua scincoides isolate rTilSci1 chromosome 13, rTilSci1.hap2, whole genome shotgun sequence genomic DNA contains:
- the RSL1D1 gene encoding ribosomal L1 domain-containing protein 1: MAASQVEVPLDRAQVKKAAQALLAHNQAKQKTDEKLLLNVDQNVFLMVTVWKIPSQEQVIKIGLPHGIMPPTSDVCLFTKDEPGLTGEQTENLYKKLLSQHGITGVTEVISYKTLKAEYKPFEAKRRLLNRFSLFLSDDRIRRLLPSHIGKHFYRSKKAPLSVNLKAKNLAKEINRRIQGTTLPITNRGCCYTARVGHTGLQAEEISDNVVEAARIMALKAPKIWKSVKLLHLKTDRSVALPIFARSDPSSETLQHNSSGGVRQKKAKKKKPKKPIKKEASDELGETIEGNNVPAAGKEENGTVETSDVIEAKEEEEEIPQLVPIGTGTSVQRKKQVQPSPSTREGVKTSPASPLGKRKTSPEIPAIKPETLDDQSGPRSPKLLRRGRNAGTPKARALEKKLTKTPPTPEAVSSAVTRRMKKAIKSAKKSPEMPKRQLRKRNVSQST; the protein is encoded by the exons ATGGCTGCGTCCCAGGTGGAGGTTCCTCTGGATCGGGCGCag GTTAAAAAAGCCGCTCAAGCCCTCTTGGCCCACAACCAGGCGAAGCAGAAGACGGACGAGAAGCTCCTGTTGAACGTTGACCAAAATGTCTTTCTGATGGTCACGGTCTGGAAAATCCCATCACAGGAGCAAGTCATCAAAAT AGGACTCCCTCATGGAATAATGCCTCCGACATCCGACGTTTGCCTGTTCACAAAGGATGAACCTGGTTTGACTGGTGAACAGACAGAGAACTTGTACAAGAAGCTCTTGTCCCAACATGGGATCACAGGCGTCACTGAG GTCATCTCCTACAAAACCCTGAAGGCTGAATATAAACCCTTTGAGGCAAAGCGCCGCCTCCTGAACCGgttttctctctttctgtctgACGACCGCATCAGAAGGCTTTTGCCGTCGCATATTGGGAAACATTTTTACCGGAGTAAGAA GGCTCCTCTGTCTGTGAACCTGAAAGCAAAGAATCTCGCTAAGGAAATAAACCGACGTATACAAGGGACTACGCTTCCAATCACCAACAGGGGCTGCTGTTA CACAGCTCGTGTTGGTCACACCGGTTTGCAAGCTGAGGAAATATCTGATAACGTTGTGGAAGCCGCAAGGATCATGGCCCTTAAAGCCCCAAAG ATCTGGAAGAGTGTTAAACTCCTGCACCTGAAGACGGACAGGTCTGTTGCTCTTCCAATCTTTGCCAGGAGTGATCCCAGTTCAGAGACCCTCCAGCACAACTCCAGTGGTGGAGTCAGGCAG aagaaagcaaagaaaaagaagccCAAGAAGCCAATTAAAAAGGAAGCTTCGGATGAACTTGGAGAGACCATTGAAGGCAACAACGTCCCTGCAGCTGGGAAAGAAGAAAACGGCACAGTGGAGACATCTGATGTCATAgaagcaaaggaggaagaggaagaaattcCACAGCTGGTTCCAATTGGAACAGGAACCAGTGTGCAAAGGAAGAAG CAGGTGCAGCCTAGTCCCAGTACAAGGGAAGGGGTCAAGACAAGCCCTGCGTCTCCCCTTGGCAAGAGGAAGACATCTCCAGAGATTCCTGCAATCAAACCGGAAACTCTTGATGATCAGTCAGGTCCACGGTCACCAAAGCTGCTGCGACGGGGCAGAAATGCCGGAACACCCAAGGCAAGAGCTCTGGAAAAGAAACTGACCAAGACCCCTCCCACACCAGAAGCAGTGTCTTCTGCCGTGACACGTAGAATGAAAAAAGCCATCAAGTCTGCCAAGAAGTCTCCTGAAATGCCAAAAAGACAACTCAGGAAAAGGAATGTCTCACAGTCAACATAA